Proteins encoded by one window of Candidatus Aramenus sp. CH1:
- a CDS encoding glycosyltransferase family 4 protein codes for MIRSIAINTQTPPIRFTVTYKDIVERYGVLSLPLDLSLLSPDEYYPSVGGVAKMMFGLLSRINAKKRWVSLGPGYPPSAVMGDVELHFVDLPAEQLALYTRFKEGIYNESHGVSKYDINGEDYIAYATYNWLSAQKLLEFYSDTDVYFVNDFQQLLVGGIIGPSAPAVLWYHIPFVPEKLNPRLREFLIRSFEGFDSLIFSTKRDLEGLIRTGAKVNARQIYPFIDPRSYSQRSKNDVERVEEKFGIGEDEKVVLVVARMDPIKSQDVAIRAIKDLNVKLVLAGDGSFTSKTLGHNKAGMWAKRLKDLARELKVEGKVVFTGYVTDEELMALYQRADVVTLPSNIEGFGLAVCEGWLYKKPVVVSKGAGASELVIEGVNGYTFSPGDHEGMAKGIEGALKGGERLGEMGYETAKKCFVDNAVNEVKAVLEEAVSSYRV; via the coding sequence GTAGCATAGCCATTAACACCCAGACTCCTCCCATTAGGTTTACCGTGACTTACAAGGACATAGTGGAGAGGTACGGCGTCTTGAGCCTCCCCCTTGACCTCTCCTTGCTCTCCCCAGATGAGTACTACCCCTCAGTTGGAGGGGTGGCCAAGATGATGTTTGGCCTCCTCTCTAGGATCAACGCCAAGAAGCGCTGGGTTTCCCTAGGGCCAGGGTATCCCCCTTCAGCTGTTATGGGCGACGTGGAGTTACACTTCGTGGACCTCCCCGCTGAACAACTCGCCCTGTACACAAGGTTTAAGGAGGGTATATACAACGAGAGCCACGGAGTCTCAAAGTACGACATCAACGGCGAGGACTACATAGCCTACGCTACTTACAACTGGCTCTCGGCCCAGAAGTTGCTTGAGTTCTACTCCGACACAGACGTGTACTTCGTAAACGACTTCCAACAGCTCTTGGTCGGGGGGATTATTGGGCCATCGGCCCCAGCAGTGCTCTGGTACCACATACCCTTCGTGCCAGAGAAGCTGAACCCTAGGCTCAGAGAGTTCTTAATAAGGTCTTTTGAAGGCTTCGACTCGCTGATCTTCAGCACAAAGAGGGACTTAGAGGGCTTGATAAGGACTGGGGCGAAGGTAAACGCGAGGCAGATCTACCCCTTCATCGACCCAAGGAGCTACTCGCAGAGGAGCAAGAACGACGTGGAGAGGGTGGAGGAGAAGTTCGGCATAGGGGAAGACGAGAAGGTTGTCCTCGTCGTTGCCAGGATGGACCCGATAAAGAGCCAGGACGTGGCAATAAGGGCAATAAAGGACCTAAACGTGAAGCTCGTCCTAGCTGGGGACGGAAGCTTCACGAGCAAGACACTGGGCCACAACAAGGCAGGGATGTGGGCTAAGAGGCTAAAGGACTTAGCGAGGGAGCTGAAGGTGGAGGGCAAGGTGGTCTTCACGGGCTACGTCACAGACGAGGAGCTCATGGCCCTCTATCAGAGGGCCGACGTTGTGACTTTGCCCTCAAACATAGAGGGCTTCGGGCTCGCGGTTTGTGAGGGCTGGCTCTACAAGAAGCCAGTAGTGGTGAGCAAGGGGGCTGGGGCCAGCGAGCTGGTGATCGAGGGAGTGAACGGCTACACCTTCTCCCCCGGAGACCACGAGGGAATGGCCAAGGGCATAGAGGGCGCGTTGAAGGGAGGGGAGAGGCTCGGGGAGATGGGCTACGAGACCGCCAAAAAGTGCTTTGTAGACAACGCCGTAAACGAGGTAAAGGCAGTTCTTGAGGAGGCAGTGAGCTCCTACAGGGTATGA